The Paenibacillus tianjinensis genome has a window encoding:
- the cymR gene encoding cysteine metabolism transcriptional regulator CymR translates to MKISTKGRYGLTIMMELALKFGEGPTSLKSIAEKNGLSEHYLEQLIAPLRNAGLVKSIRGAYGGYILSRDSATITAGDIIRVLEGPISPVDFTEEDDPAKRDLWLRIRDSIADVMDSTTLSDLINYKEENKADNYMFYI, encoded by the coding sequence TTGAAAATATCAACAAAAGGACGTTACGGATTAACCATTATGATGGAGCTTGCCCTGAAATTCGGCGAGGGGCCTACATCGCTTAAAAGCATTGCCGAAAAAAACGGATTGTCCGAGCATTATCTGGAGCAATTAATTGCCCCGCTGCGGAATGCCGGACTTGTAAAGAGCATCCGCGGCGCCTACGGCGGATATATTCTTTCCCGCGATTCAGCCACCATCACTGCCGGTGACATTATCCGCGTGCTGGAAGGACCGATCTCCCCGGTTGATTTCACCGAGGAAGACGACCCGGCCAAGCGCGATCTCTGGCTGCGCATCCGCGATAGCATCGCCGATGTGATGGATTCCACGACCTTGTCTGACCTGATTAACTATAAGGAAGAAAACAAGGCAGATAACTATATGTTCTATATCTAG
- a CDS encoding replication-associated recombination protein A produces the protein MDLFSLGEDTGSGRLLADRMRPENLDEYIGQEHIVGKGKLLRRAIEADQVSSILLYGPPGCGKTTLAHIISHHTQGEFVRLNAVEASVKDVREVIDRAQSNKALYGTKTILFLDEVHRFNSSRQDALLPAVEKGTIIFIGATTENPFHYVNGALMSRSTLFQLESLTSEHSLTAMRRALADEKRGLGFMRLQADEDALLHIAAMANGDIRRALNALELAAMTTAPEPDGSVHITLAVAEESIRRPIVKADESTQYDVLSAFHKSIRGSSDAALFWFLYAVEKLGMDPMTFIRRLIAASSEDIGLANPQAMVQAVSALDAYRNNGWPEARLNIVQAILFAVESPKSNGVVTAISNVMDAIEELKSAEVPLHLRDTHYKGAVKLGHEGYQYPHNFPGHYVKQDYLPKQIARRVFYQATEQGNEAKIRHNQLLRRGQN, from the coding sequence ATGGATTTATTTTCCCTCGGGGAGGATACCGGAAGCGGACGTCTGCTGGCAGACCGCATGCGTCCGGAGAATCTCGATGAATATATCGGACAGGAACATATTGTCGGCAAGGGCAAGCTGCTGCGCAGGGCGATTGAGGCGGACCAGGTCTCTTCGATCCTGCTGTATGGCCCGCCGGGCTGCGGCAAAACAACGCTGGCTCATATTATTTCCCACCATACACAGGGCGAATTTGTGCGGCTGAATGCGGTCGAAGCCTCCGTGAAGGATGTGCGGGAAGTGATCGACCGTGCGCAGAGCAACAAGGCACTATACGGTACCAAGACGATTCTTTTTTTGGACGAGGTGCACCGCTTCAACAGCTCCCGCCAGGATGCGCTGCTGCCGGCCGTGGAGAAGGGCACGATTATCTTTATCGGCGCTACGACAGAGAATCCGTTCCACTATGTGAACGGGGCGCTTATGAGCCGGTCTACACTGTTTCAGCTGGAGTCCTTGACCAGCGAGCACAGCCTGACTGCGATGCGGCGGGCGCTCGCCGACGAGAAGCGTGGACTTGGCTTTATGCGGCTGCAGGCGGACGAAGACGCGCTGCTGCATATCGCCGCGATGGCGAACGGCGACATCCGCCGGGCGCTGAATGCACTGGAGCTGGCGGCGATGACTACAGCGCCGGAGCCTGACGGCAGCGTGCATATTACGTTGGCGGTAGCGGAGGAATCGATCCGCCGTCCGATTGTCAAAGCGGATGAATCCACCCAATACGACGTGCTCTCGGCGTTTCACAAAAGCATCCGCGGCTCCAGTGATGCCGCGCTGTTCTGGTTTCTCTACGCCGTCGAGAAGCTCGGCATGGACCCGATGACGTTCATCCGCCGGCTGATTGCCGCAAGCAGCGAGGACATTGGCCTTGCGAACCCGCAGGCCATGGTTCAGGCGGTCAGTGCACTGGACGCCTACCGTAATAACGGCTGGCCGGAGGCGAGGCTAAATATTGTCCAGGCCATCCTGTTTGCAGTAGAGAGCCCGAAATCCAACGGTGTGGTAACGGCAATCTCGAATGTCATGGACGCCATAGAAGAACTCAAATCCGCAGAGGTGCCGCTGCATCTGCGTGATACGCATTACAAAGGAGCGGTGAAGCTCGGGCATGAGGGATACCAGTATCCCCATAATTTCCCGGGCCATTATGTCAAACAGGACTATCTGCCGAAGCAGATTGCCAGAAGAGTATTCTATCAGGCAACCGAGCAGGGGAATGAAGCGAAGATCCGCCATAACCAGTTGCTGCGGCGCGGGCAGAATTAA
- a CDS encoding CD3324 family protein: MSYVNGKDVLPPGLLEELQGYIQGELLYIPKKTEQRVKWGENSGSRQEIANRNEEIFCSHSSGCSVNELQKRYHLSEESIRKIISKMRLAMNR, from the coding sequence GTGAGTTATGTAAATGGAAAGGATGTGCTCCCCCCGGGCCTGCTCGAAGAGCTTCAGGGATACATTCAAGGTGAATTGCTCTACATTCCCAAGAAAACGGAGCAGCGGGTAAAATGGGGCGAAAACAGCGGGTCACGGCAGGAAATTGCCAACCGCAATGAAGAGATTTTCTGCAGTCACAGCAGCGGCTGCTCGGTGAACGAGCTGCAGAAAAGATACCACCTGTCAGAAGAAAGCATCCGCAAAATTATTTCAAAAATGCGGCTGGCGATGAACCGCTAG
- a CDS encoding ABC transporter ATP-binding protein codes for MVKEAVVTADSKALSSAEVLVDIKDVKKYFPITKGLLNRTVGQVKAVDGVSLAIRKGETFGLVGESGCGKSTFGRLLLRLQSVTEGEVLFKGKDIHALRHQEMRRLREEMQIIFQDPFGSLNPRFLVKDIIGEPLRIHRSMSARDIDARVVELMELVGLDASRRNRYPHEFSGGQRQRIGIARAIALNPQFIVADEAVSALDVSVQSQVINLLMKLQKELGLTFLFIAHGLNVVRHISDRVGVMYLGKLVEVAETETLFAAPLHPYTAALLSAIPKPTPRRKQDRIVLEGDVPSPANPPSGCRFHTRCPLAQEKCRLQEPLLEEAAPGRMVACHFPLASV; via the coding sequence ATGGTTAAGGAAGCGGTTGTTACAGCCGACAGTAAAGCTTTGTCCTCAGCCGAGGTACTGGTTGACATAAAGGACGTCAAAAAATATTTCCCCATCACCAAAGGCCTGCTGAACCGGACTGTCGGCCAAGTAAAAGCTGTTGACGGGGTAAGCCTGGCCATCCGCAAAGGCGAAACCTTTGGCCTGGTCGGAGAATCCGGCTGCGGGAAGTCTACCTTTGGACGTCTGCTGCTCCGGCTGCAGAGTGTGACAGAAGGAGAAGTGCTGTTTAAAGGTAAAGATATTCATGCTCTAAGGCATCAGGAGATGCGCCGCCTGCGCGAAGAAATGCAGATTATTTTTCAGGACCCGTTCGGATCACTGAATCCCCGCTTTCTCGTCAAGGATATCATCGGCGAACCGCTGCGCATTCACCGGAGCATGTCTGCACGGGATATCGATGCCAGAGTGGTGGAGCTTATGGAGCTCGTAGGGCTTGATGCCAGCCGGAGAAACCGCTACCCGCATGAGTTCTCCGGCGGACAGCGCCAGCGGATCGGTATTGCCAGGGCCATCGCACTGAATCCGCAGTTCATCGTTGCCGATGAAGCGGTATCTGCGCTCGATGTATCCGTCCAGTCCCAGGTGATCAATCTGCTCATGAAGCTGCAGAAGGAGCTTGGACTGACCTTCTTATTCATCGCCCACGGCCTGAATGTCGTACGCCATATCTCGGACCGCGTAGGAGTTATGTATCTGGGTAAGCTGGTTGAAGTCGCTGAGACGGAGACGCTGTTCGCCGCTCCTCTGCATCCCTATACAGCAGCGCTTCTCTCCGCCATTCCCAAGCCGACCCCAAGACGCAAGCAGGACCGTATTGTCCTGGAGGGCGATGTCCCTTCTCCCGCCAATCCACCTTCCGGCTGCAGGTTTCATACCCGCTGTCCTTTGGCACAGGAGAAATGCCGCTTACAGGAGCCGCTGCTTGAGGAGGCAGCACCCGGGCGGATGGTAGCCTGCCATTTCCCGCTGGCTTCTGTGTAG
- the mnmA gene encoding tRNA 2-thiouridine(34) synthase MnmA, translating into MTKANQDTRVVVGMSGGVDSSVTALLLKQQGYDVIGIFMKNWDDTDEFGVCTAETDAEDVRRVCEQIDIPYYTVNFEKEYFDKVFSYFLDEYKAGRTPNPDVMCNREIKFGEFLNKALQLGADYVATGHYARVVEEDGVFKLLRGVDNNKDQTYFLNALNQYQLSKAMFPIGHLPKPEVRRIAEEAGLYTAKKKDSTGVCFIGERNFREFLSQYLPAQSGDMVDIATGEVKGRHEGLMYYTLGQRQGLGIGGSGTGEPWFVAEKDLERNILYVVQGDKHPSLYSTSLNASGVNWIDGRTLTPGDAPLKCTAKFRYRQPDQGVTLTAREDGTVHVEFDVPQKAITPGQAVVFYLGEQCLGGGTIEAAEKVIPQPY; encoded by the coding sequence ATGACAAAGGCAAATCAGGATACACGTGTCGTCGTCGGCATGTCTGGAGGAGTCGATTCCTCCGTTACAGCGCTTCTGCTCAAGCAGCAGGGCTATGACGTCATCGGCATCTTCATGAAGAACTGGGACGATACCGACGAGTTCGGTGTATGCACGGCAGAGACCGATGCTGAGGATGTACGCCGCGTATGCGAGCAGATCGATATTCCTTACTATACCGTTAATTTCGAGAAGGAATACTTTGATAAAGTCTTTTCCTATTTCCTCGATGAATATAAGGCCGGGCGGACGCCTAATCCGGATGTGATGTGCAACCGCGAGATCAAATTCGGGGAATTCCTGAATAAAGCGCTGCAGCTGGGCGCCGATTATGTAGCCACTGGCCATTATGCCCGTGTTGTGGAGGAAGACGGGGTGTTTAAGCTGCTCCGCGGAGTCGACAACAATAAGGACCAGACCTATTTCCTGAATGCGCTGAACCAGTACCAGCTCTCCAAAGCGATGTTCCCGATCGGCCATCTGCCGAAACCGGAAGTGCGGAGAATCGCTGAAGAAGCCGGACTCTACACCGCGAAGAAAAAAGACAGCACCGGCGTCTGCTTCATCGGTGAACGCAATTTCCGCGAATTCCTCAGCCAGTATCTGCCGGCACAATCCGGGGACATGGTCGATATCGCCACAGGTGAAGTCAAAGGCCGTCATGAAGGCCTGATGTATTACACGCTGGGACAGCGGCAGGGCTTAGGAATCGGAGGTTCCGGAACCGGTGAACCATGGTTCGTCGCAGAAAAGGATCTGGAGCGCAATATCCTGTACGTTGTACAGGGGGATAAGCACCCCAGTCTCTACTCCACCAGCCTTAACGCTTCCGGTGTGAATTGGATCGACGGCCGGACGCTTACGCCTGGAGACGCACCCCTGAAATGCACTGCCAAATTCCGCTACCGCCAGCCTGACCAAGGTGTTACGCTGACTGCGCGGGAAGACGGCACCGTTCATGTCGAATTCGATGTTCCGCAAAAGGCGATTACACCGGGACAGGCCGTTGTCTTCTATCTTGGCGAACAATGTCTGGGCGGCGGAACCATTGAAGCGGCAGAGAAGGTTATTCCTCAGCCGTACTAA